CTCTTATTACTCCACCTCCTTTGGAAATTACACCATCTAAATGTTTCTTCCCTTGATGCCCACATCCTATCATCATTATGCTTATAGCACAACAAATTAATACAATAAATTTTTTCACTCACTTCTCCTTGAACATTAAAATAAATTTATAAATCAACTTGTAATTAATATAATTAATAAATCAACTTACAATTAAATCAATTTATAAATTGATTTATTATTAAAACAATTTACTTAATATTTATAATTTAATCTGTAACGATAATATAAGCTCATTTAAAAGTTTATTTTTCAAGTTATCTTTACAAAGATTTTTTAAAAACATTATCTTTTACTCAAATCTCTGCTATCTTGGAAAGAAATACAAATTAATATACAAATTGGTAGAACATTTAAAATTAATGGACTCTAAGTCTGGTGATGAATAATTAACATTTATAACTTTATCAGTACTTTTCATTAATGTTTATTTAAATAAACTTATTCAATAATAAGATATAACTTAAAAAACAATGCAATAGAAATACGCCTCTTCTACCAAGGATTAAATATCTTCGTCATCCACATTTCTTGTATTTCAAAACGCTATACTCCATTAGTTAGGAATTACAAACATCCTGCCAGTCTGGGCAGATTTTGTTTAATTAGTATAAAAAGAAATGTTTATACTAATTTGGAATATGACGAGAAAGTTATGGGCAATTTCAAACAATTTCAAACAAAAACAATTTTAAACAATGTCAGATAATTGAAATACAATTGGAAGATCTAAAACAGAGTTTGCCAAGGTTTCTAATTATATGGGTTTAATTATATGGAACTTTAGCATTTAAGAGATAGTAAGTACGTTCTAGAGATCTTGCGGGAATAGTTAGATTTTTGGTATCAAGATATATTACTTCATAAGTAAAATTACAATTTTAGCTCTACTAAATTAATACAACCATAACTCAAATCAATTAATAATAATTGATAATAAATCATAAAAATGCCAGTCTACGCACACTTAGAAACATAAACTGGCTAAAACAATTTACCCTGTATTTTACATTTTTTCTACATTTAAATCAAAAACTCTTGCCCTACAACTAAGGCAATTGTGGCCACAATTAAATGTGGTCAAACATTCTTATCTCCCCAAACTGCACCATCTGCTTTAATCTACCAACATAAAAGCAAATGTCCCCTTTTAAGCTTAGTAAGTTACGTGAAAAATAATAGTTAGGAGCACCATACACTGGTAACGCTAAAACTTCCGAACTACAAAGCTCTCCGCTTGTACCAATTATTGACATCAATCTCTCGCTCATTTTATCTGGATCATTCAAACTTGCCACTTCCCTTAGCCTATCTTTCAATATTTTTGCAATCAAAGCATGATAATTAATCAACATTTCTACCATAGACTTAACAACATCAAGCTTTTCTAAATCATCACTTTTTTGAAGCAGATCTAAATTAACTTGTCTAAAACCAAGTTGCATAACTTTGCGGACATTCGACGCACCATATAATAAATCTCTAACTAAATCCCGAGCAGCATCAATACGACTCCACCACATATTTTTAGCTGTTAATCTCTCTACTATACTTTTTAAGTCAAGAATAGCTTCCCTATCATAGTCTAGCGACATATAAAGATCATCTTTAACATACTGATTTTTTATATCTTTTGACCTAAGGGAAGTCCTATTATTGGGACCCACCATCTTATAAACCTCAAAGTGGGAATACCATTGGGAGCCATCAAAAAATGACCCAAATTTTTCATTATGCAATATGCCATCAGCAAAATCAGATCCGTCAAACTCTTTCATAAGCTTATCACGCTTAGAGTCCCATGTTGCATTAAAATCATCTATCATCGCCTTCAAGTCGGCATAAACTTCCCCTGCTGACCTTACTATTCTTAGATTTTCTAAATTTTCTTCTAGCAGCTGATACTCGTTATTGCCTTGGGTATAAACTTCATATGTTACTAAACCTGATGATTGATCCCCTGATGAATCTGACTGACTATTTGCTGGTAATGTACCTGTGGAACATCCAACAAATACACTTAAAACACTTGTAATAAGAAATACTATAAATATTTGCATTACTAAACATTCTCCTTTCTCACTTTATACCTTACAACAAAGCATGTACACCATAACACTGTACAATAAGCAATGTATAATTTTTATATAAAGCAATATTTTACTACTAATTGTGTATGTATATTATTAAACTAATTAGTAAGATAATACTATCTTAATCAACTTCAAATATCAATGCCTAACCTTTCTTCAATTTTTTTGTCACTCTTATCCTTGTATCAAACAAAAAACTTAAATCAAAATAAATGGCAAAATACTCTTAAATGATGCTCCTAATAGATACCTTAGATTAATAATCTTAAAAAAGATAAAGATATATGTAATACATACTCTCATCATAAACTTGTTCTCTACATTCCTTATTTTTCATGAGATTTCAAAAGAAATTACAAATTTGAATTTATAAAATTGAGTCACCACCTGATCCAGACTACTTATCTAAGAAATGTAGACCGGTATTTTTATTATCAACCTTTTTTAATTAACTACTTAAAGACAGTAAAATAAATCATAACACCTACTATTCTACATTTATTATTATAAATAATACATATTATATCTTTATATCTATTATTATATACGAATTATTATTAATTACCACAATTAATATCATTTTTTTCAAGATTTTTACTTACTATTTTATTTATTTCTATACTTAATTTTCATATTTTATCTGTAATTTATAAGTCCAATTAAACTATACAATAGTGAACTTTGATAAACTTCTCTTTAAAAACCTCAATAGCCACGCTGCCGCTTTTGGAATTTGCTGATTAGTCCACTACTTACACTCTACATACACATAAACTTAACAATAATTAAAATACTTATTTATTATTAAATAATTTATCTTTAAATTTATTCCCATATTACTAATAAAATATAGAAATAATTAAAGCAATATCATAATAAGTCAACACAATAAAAAACCAGTTTACGTCTTTAAATTAAATTTTAAAATACGTAAACTGAACCAGGTGGTGGCTTAACCTGTAATATTTATTATACATTAAATAATGTAAAATTTGCAACCTATCGTAATTAATATTAAATTAAAACTTACAACTAAATTTAAACAGCAGACTGCCTAACAAATACA
The nucleotide sequence above comes from Borrelia hermsii DAH. Encoded proteins:
- a CDS encoding CRASP family complement regulator-acquiring lipoprotein, which gives rise to MQIFIVFLITSVLSVFVGCSTGTLPANSQSDSSGDQSSGLVTYEVYTQGNNEYQLLEENLENLRIVRSAGEVYADLKAMIDDFNATWDSKRDKLMKEFDGSDFADGILHNEKFGSFFDGSQWYSHFEVYKMVGPNNRTSLRSKDIKNQYVKDDLYMSLDYDREAILDLKSIVERLTAKNMWWSRIDAARDLVRDLLYGASNVRKVMQLGFRQVNLDLLQKSDDLEKLDVVKSMVEMLINYHALIAKILKDRLREVASLNDPDKMSERLMSIIGTSGELCSSEVLALPVYGAPNYYFSRNLLSLKGDICFYVGRLKQMVQFGEIRMFDHI